One Plasmodium cynomolgi strain B DNA, chromosome 2, whole genome shotgun sequence genomic window carries:
- a CDS encoding hypothetical protein (putative) has protein sequence SLAYSVSVNVAKRSSFISSSIENAAKFTARSGGRSKSHRRKISASQGNVIYKQIKERSIPFKFYNIGDSFYGRILSISKKNIKLDILCDRKAYLNTSEYFRLPILHKYVFALLKVHNIIRVKIKYIQRVHQKIAVQIQKYSYEEILSSFNNGRSLINAKILDVLDDYVLLYLAPQIHAKLLLRVGERADDYRAGNDVLVRIDRFDGPSGELYVRVP, from the coding sequence AGCTTGGCCTACTCCGTCAGCGTGAATGTAGCCAAAAGGAGTTCCTTCATAAGCAGCAGCATTGAAAATGCCGCCAAGTTCACCGCTCGCTctggggggagaagcaaaagcCACAGAAGGAAAATTAGTGCTTCACAGGGAAACGTAatttacaaacaaataaaagagAGAAGCATTCCCTTCAAGTTTTACAACATCGGGGACTCCTTCTATGGGAGGATACTCAgcataagtaaaaaaaatataaagctCGACATTTTGTGTGACAGGAAGGCATACTTAAATACATCCGAGTATTTCCGTTTACCCATTTTACACAAATATGTTTTTGCGCTGCTAAAGGTACACAACATCATTCGAGTGAAAATTAAATACATTCAGAGGGTTCATCAGAAGATCGCAGTTCAGATCCAAAAGTACAGCTACGAGGAAATTTTATCGTCCTTTAATAATGGGCGAAGTTTAATTAACGCGAAGATTTTGGATGTCCTCGACGACTACGTGTTGCTTTACTTGGCGCCTCAAATTCACGCAAAGTTGCTCCTGCGAGTGGGGGAGCGCGCGGACGACTACAGGGCAGGAAATGACGTCCTCGTGCGGATCGACCGCTTCGATGGGCCAAGCGGGGAGTTGTATGTACGCGTTCCG
- a CDS encoding hypothetical protein (putative) — MKRFVLRCPGSLHLLARSGGSAASSGSAGSAGSAGSAGSAGLGTSGGSVRSGALGADLCREGRAFPRLRHLQGIHTRAIKEAALPEEEEEEEKKKVDDPVMAQNSEMIIQRYRQFIEARRVEGKGKGHVGRSSRREMMYDPLGCASESQIMYHLKTYTPSQIVNIFHIYSYLYYYDKKKEMVEALLDYLEYRLDCFSVQDVLLVLEPLYLLNGTSNFNIYRLIINHLQRMKEKMNLYNYIGISRVFTKILIDLIFEEKELSEKNMLSRLWYHLKQSKFKKGIPPEQRKISHGDFLVGFMGEVVEHVEGQLRLLSAIELTDLLSVMANYSFRSGHSKYDVALLGGGSQSGGGSGSGGGSGSGNERGSGGEPSQCGGNPGERPTQHGSEDSQHTPLKVHALSSQNAYLFKENIVSFLITNELKCKYHELSTLHKIINLHSLTKLFIYDDQYLQMMENDLRNYHYISNIHHKYLSLLVWCLFKYRRLDQHITQLKPIISHNVHHFDAKDFSRLCHAIRDDKQTLISIASNLASQVERMPVNDFLCYFYAVVCLDLLPYGEGAALTRGNHQQSEGEGTSKDRNNSRQRRNTSDGMHNHTLSLFNKSTILQKCTKYINDQKKNLGKNEITKIVLILKRKKGDKYLYVLDLLPEEWKGILHLVN; from the exons ATGAAGCGTTTTGTGCTGAGGTGCCCGGGATCGCTGCACTTGCTGGCGCGATCAGGAGGATCAGCAGCGTCGAGCGGATCGGCTGGATCGGCTGGATCGGCTGGATCGGCTGGATCGGCTGGATTGGGCACATCGGGCGGATCGGTCAGATCGGGCGCGTTGGGAGCGGACTTGTGTCGGGAGGGGAGGGCCTTCCCCCGGTTGAGGCACCTCCAGGGAATACACACGAGGGCCATAAAGGAGGCGGCCCTCccggaagaagaagaagaagaagaaaagaaaaaagtggacgACCCAGTGATGGCCCAAAATAGCGAGATGATAATTCAGCGGTACAGGCAGTTTATAGAGGCGAGGCGGGTGGAGGGCAAGGGGAAGGGCCACGTGGGTCGTTCCTCCAGGCGGGAGATGATGTACGACCCGCTGGGGTGCGCTTCCGAA TCTCAAATTATGTACCACTTAAAGACATACACGCCGAGccaaattgtaaatatatttcacaTCTATTCGTATCTCTACTACTATgataagaaaaaggaaatggtGGAAGCTCTGTTGGATTATTTGGAGTACCGACTGGATTGCTTCAGTGTACAGGACGTCCTTCTAGTGTTAGAGCCACTCTACCTCCTCAACGGTACGAGCAACTTTAACATATATCGGCTAATTATTAACCATCTACAGAggatgaaagaaaaaatgaacctgTATAACTACATTGGGATTTCAAGagttttcacaaaaatattgattGACTTAATTTTCGAGGAGAAGGAACTGAgtgagaaaaatatgttgtCACGTTTGTGGTACCATTTGAAGCAGAGCAAATTCAAGAAGGGCATTCCTCCTGAGCAGAGGAAAATATCTCATGGGGACTTCCTTGTGGGTTTCATGGGCGAAGTGGTTGAGCACGTGGAGGGGCAGCTGCGGCTGCTCTCCGCCATCGAGCTCACCGACCTGCTCAGCGTCATGGCGAACTACTCCTTCAGGAGTGGGCACTCCAAGTACGACGTGGCCCTCTTGGGGGGTGGAAGCCAAAGCGGGGGTGGAAGCGGTAGTGGGGGTGGAAGCGGCAGTGGGAATGAACGCGGCAGTGGGGGCGAACCCTCCCAGTGTGGCGGCAACCCCGGCGAGCGGCCTACCCAACACGGAAGCGAGGATTCCCAGCACACACCCCTGAAGGTGCACGCCCTGAGCAGCCAAAACGCCTACCTCTTTAAGGAGAACATCGTGTCCTTCCTAATCACGAACGAGCTGAAGTGCAAATACCACGAACTGAGTACTCTccacaaaataattaacctGCACAGCCTGACCAAGCTGTTCATATACGACGACCAGTATCTCCAAATGATGGAAAATGACCTGAGGAACTACCATTACATAAGCAACATTCACCACAAGTATCTCTCCCTGCTAGTGTGGTGTCTATTCAAGTATAGGAGGTTAGACCAACACATAACCCAGCTGAAGCCAATCATCTCACACAACGTGCACCATTTTGATGCCAAAGATTTTTCAAGACTGTGTCACGCCATTCGAGATGACAAGCAAACCCTCATCAGCATAGCTAGCAATTTAGCTAGCCAAGTAGAGAGAATGCCTGTAAACGattttttgtgttacttTTATGCCGTCGTTTGTCTCGATTTGTTGCCCTATGGTGAAGGTGCAGCATTAACAAGGGGGAACCACCAACAGAGCGAAGGAGAAGGCACATCCAAGGATAGAAATAACTCAAGACAAAGGAGAAACACTTCTGATGGAATGCACAACCACACCTTGTCCCTCTTTAACAAAAGCACCATTCTACAGAAATGCACCAAGTACATCAAtgaccagaaaaaaaatttgggaaaaaacgaaattacaaaaatcgTTCTGATtttaaagaggaagaaaggaGACAAGTATCTGTATGTGTTGGACTTGCTGCCTGAGGAGTGGAAGGGGATCCTCCATTTGGTTAACTGA
- a CDS encoding DNA repair exonuclease (putative) has protein sequence CKSRNGGQAKMEANRKKVLSLKSLYSSLHRTSELMLKGEDKRDDEREKGECMTGEEHREDKRDEEREKGKYMTCEEHRKALREDFHPEEASPLSGKLDLRSSRRGAQQKRGIRQIRGAKGTRGNANDIRKYFTQEERRSRSAREGSNGACFQESSESDVEAQRKNRLGEKTGRNGPTRGRAAKKRGEQCGDQIDERSDALGDRLVGPPGSSHNDQSNNRALKGDSRRDIPRKGADEQEHSGSTPRSGLWRGTFKKESNKEKMKHPLDGCNGQEEKDSMDSLSPRLRRRRSRGAINREEVVASSEAVAKWEAAAKWEAAAKWEATAKSEAAANSEATAKSEEINQSPDTSPMRERKGTKYNSIKEEEKNAKFKNMDLEEIKKRLKKNEPDTLKILLCTDNHLGYKENNAVQRKDTFNSFEEILFVAKHLNVDMIINSGDLFHKNKISEYTLFKSMAIIRRYCHVRGHDDAEGGGESVEASPARGTHTRRVLLKEVHNCDYKWYGGDEELDLSEESSHSGESTRSDRSGSSDRGGRGDRRGRSDRRGRSDRRGPSDRRSHSGGSTHSDRITRVEKRPPCDAVRMCSVKEKVETAIPLFTMHGNHDYPYSCDYISPLDILHVGNLINYIGKSSLNKIEVKPVLLNKEDTKIAIYAIGWIKDERLHRAFEQKKVKFMLPSDHASRINILVLHQNRHMRCAHGNDLKNFIKESFIPNFVDLVIWGHEHFSKPYLEESSFQSFFSLQLGSSVRTSLCTNEYGDKHIGLLEIRKERFRFLKIQLETVRPFELKEIRLANYNLNFNDESVLKQFLHEQVDAILESFQLSLREQVKRYYLFRRAFLRAAGQGACHTGRDDTGRGDTGRGDTGRDDTGGDGAGPNDEEPRPHPFEEHCATRWHPALPSEVFTKRELLDEYFDSVISDQDVTHFMSSLQDEEFYSTTFIDVAFSTPSDTFDLLKIKKGVYDKPLIKLKVEYENINIINTQLFGSTFASRVGNPSEFLTFYKKKGKTSGGTNEGQATNSKGHTLGALTNIGMESTNMDQKDILNMHNINEYSKVFDILFHYCQLREKLYILNEKTIMETILNFMSNSNSSFNSESTGTSDYCSIISMVDHWVRSKVDLLEGNLRDVPVESLTEEYLADVVKNLAGE, from the coding sequence TGCAAAAGCAGAAATGGCGGCCAAGCCAAAATGGAAGCCAACCGGAAGAAGGTCCTATCCTTGAAGAGTCTGTACAGCAGTCTACACAGAACGAGCGAGCTGATGCTGAAGGGGGAGGACAAGCGAGACGACGAGCGTGAGAAGGGTGAATGTATGACCGGTGAGGAGCATCGGGAGGACAAGCGAGACGAGGAGCGTGAGAAGGGTAAATATATGACCTGTGAGGAGCATCGGAAGGCCCTTCGGGAGGACTTCCACCCCGAGGAGGCCTCTCCCCTGAGTGGGAAACTGGACCTCCGCTCCAGTCGCAGGGGGGcgcagcaaaaaaggggcatcaGGCAAATACGTGGTGCAAAAGGGACCCGGGGGAATGCAAACGAtattagaaaatattttacgcAGGAAGAGCGACGGAGCAGGTCGGCGAGGGAGGGGTCTAATGGGGCGTGTTTCCAGGAGAGTAGCGAGTCTGACGTGGAGGCCCAAAGAAAGAACCGTTTAGGAGAGAAGACCGGCAGGAATGGCCCCACAAGGGGGCGCGCCGCAAAGAAGCGTGGCGAGCAGTGTGGTGATCAAATCGATGAGCGAAGCGACGCGCTCGGTGACCGACTCGTTGGCCCCCCAGGGAGCAGCCACAACGATCAGTCGAATAATCGTGCCTTGAAAGGGGACTCACGGAGGGATATCCCCAGAAAAGGAGCAGATGAGCAGGAACACAGTGGAAGTACCCCCAGAAGCGGCCTCTGGAGGGGGACcttcaaaaaggagagtaacAAAGAAAAGATGAAGCACCCCTTGGATGGATGCAACGgtcaggaggagaaggactcGATGGATAGTCTATCGCCACGCTTGAGGAGGCGCAGAAGCAGGGGGGCCATCAACAGGGAAGAGGTAGTCGCCAGCTCAGAGGCAGTCGCAAAGTGGGAGGCAGCCGCAAAGTGGGAGGCAGCCGCAAAGTGGGAGGCAACCGCTAAATCGGAGGCAGCCGCCAACTCAGAGGCAACCGCTAAGTCGGAGGAAATAAACCAATCACCTGACACCTCCCCAATGCGTGAACGCAAAGGAACAAAGTATAATAGcataaaggaggaagaaaaaaatgcaaaatttaaaaatatggatctggaagagataaaaaaacgtCTTAAAAAGAACGAACCGGATacgttaaaaattttactgtGTACGGATAACCATTTAGGctacaaggaaaataatgcTGTTCAAAGGAAGGACACATTTAACTCGTTTGAAGAAATTCTTTTCGTTGCGAAGCATCTAAATGTTGATATGATTATCAATAGTGGTGATCTGTTTCATAAGAATAAAATCTCAGAGTATACACTCTTTAAGTCTATGGCTATTATTAGGAGATACTGTCACGTGAGAGGTCACGATGATGCTGAGGGAGGGGGTGAATCGGTTGAAGCTTCTCCAGCGCGGGGAACACATACTCGAAGAGTGCTCCTGAAGGAGGTGCACAACTGCGATTATAAGTGGTACGGGGGGGATGAGGAGCTCGATCTGAGTGAGGAGAGCAGCCATAGTGGGGAGAGCACCCGGAGTGATAGAAGCGGCAGTAGTGATAGAGGCGGTCGTGGTGATAGACGCGGTCGTAGTGATAGACGCGGTCGTAGTGATAGACGCGGCCCTAGTGATAGACGCAGCCATAGTGGGGGAAGCACCCACAGTGATAGAATAACCCGTGTGGAGAAGCGACCCCCCTGCGACGCAGTACGCATGTGCTCCGTGAAGGAGAAGGTCGAAACGGCCATCCCCCTGTTCACGATGCACGGGAATCACGACTACCCCTACAGCTGCGACTACATCAGTCCGTTGGACATACTGCACGTGGGAAATCTCATTAACTACATCGGGAAAAGCAGTCTGAACAAAATTGAGGTAAAGCCAGTACTCCTAAACAAGGAGGACACCAAAATCGCCATCTATGCCATCGGGTGGATCAAAGATGAACGTCTACACAGAGCATTCGAACAGAAGAAGGTTAAATTTATGCTCCCAAGTGACCATGCCAGTAGAATCAACATCCTTGTTCTACATCAAAACAGACACATGAGATGTGCACACGgaaatgatttaaaaaattttattaaagaatCGTTCATCCCCAATTTTGTAGACTTGGTCATATGGGGACATGAGCATTTTTCGAAACCCTACTTAGAGGAGAGTTCATTTCaatcctttttctccttgcaATTGGGTTCATCTGTACGGACATCTCTGTGCACAAATGAGTACGGGGACAAACACATCGGGTTGCTTGAAATTAGGAAGGAACGATTTCGATTTTTGAAGATCCAATTGGAAACGGTGAGGCCCTTCGAACTGAAGGAAATCAGATTAGCAAATTACAACTTAAATTTTAACGATGAGTCTGTGTTGAAGCAGTTTTTACATGAACAGGTGGATGCCATTCTGGAGAGCTTTCAGCTGAGTCTGCGTGAGCAGGTGAAGCGGTACTACTTGTTCAGGCGCGCCTTTTTACGGGCGGCCGGGCAGGGGGCATGCCATACGGGGAGGGACGACACTGGGAGAGGCGACACTGGGAGAGGCGACACTGGGAGAGACGATACCGGGGGTGACGGTGCTGGGCCAAACGATGAGGAGCCGCGTCCCCACCCCTTCGAAGAACACTGCGCCACGCGGTGGCACCCCGCCCTGCCGAGCGAAGTCTTCACCAAAAGGGAACTCCTGGACGAGTACTTCGACTCGGTCATCTCCGACCAGGACGTAACCCACTTCATGAGCAGCCTACAGGACGAGGAGTTCTACTCTACCACCTTCATCGACGTCGCCTTCTCCACCCCAAGCGATACATTCGATCtgttgaaaataaaaaaaggagtctACGACAAACCATTAATCAAACTAAAGGTCGAGTATGAAAACATTAACATTATAAACACGCAGCTGTTCGGCTCGACTTTCGCTAGCCGGGTCGGAAACCCATCCGAGTTCCTCacgttttacaaaaaaaaggggaaaacaagcGGAGGGACTAACGAGGGACAAGCCACCAACTCCAAGGGACACACCCTCGGGGCACTCACCAACATAGGCATGGAATCTACCAACATGGATCAAAAAGATATTCTGAACATGCATAACATAAATGAATACAGCAAAGTTTTTGATatcctttttcattattgCCAGCTGAGAGAGAAGCTCTACATCTTAAACGAAAAGACTATCATGGAAACGATACTTAATTTCATGAGTAATTCTAACTCTTCTTTTAATTCTGAGTCGACTGGGACGTCTGACTACTGCAGCATCATTTCCATGGTAGATCACTGGGTGCGTAGCAAGGTGGACCTCCTCGAGGGGAACCTTCGGGACGTCCCTGTGGAGAGCCTAACGGAGGAGTACCTCGCGGACGTGGTTAAGAACCTTGCCGGGGAGTGA
- a CDS encoding hypothetical protein (putative): MLSWFLRLRLLLSRLVLPLLLSLVLSLLVLEARGCLDEETKLVKLKKLINKKIKLDINEKYRSEKECTNEYISFLYIHELTASDYVEYVLNKSEDYDCVLFVIDVESTNGASMFDRKNLILLELFNRVAREFILGNFSLYSEGESITEERTTRIGASGSDERTTPIGARGSEERTTPIGASGSEERTTPIGASGSEERTTPIGAFGSEERTTPIGAFGSEKRATPIGAFGSEKRATPPSTPIFFFYINIHKPSILPLKYIHAIDEVPEFFYVGKETFLHFDSYSKVRPKYMFEEYLKVKRLSERDKGEMSNKLVEAYFSDFIQAHNRGGSGGDSSWSGGGDSSWSGGDDSSWSGGGGDEGVGAAVEGSNYLGKIQKHIVTTVLVVLFSLLYILLKMLQRWPSLMFVCSYVLFLTCLSGIFHCLINKSELYNTAKNLDSVLHKYIYRSTSAQYVYEGVAFSLFIFLITFALFLLCRYSTYTFMPRGPRNLWLMLLLLLAYASLDVIHEINLYKMYYSTYFFFPPTKFFH; this comes from the coding sequence ATGTTATCGTGGTTTCTACGGCTGCGACTTTTGCTCTCGCGCCTTGTGTTGCCCCTCCTGCTGTCGCTCGTGCTGTCGTTGCTAGTTCTGGAGGCCCGAGGATGCCTCGACGAGGAGACCAAGCTGGTCAAGCTGAAGAAGCTAATAAACAAAAAGATCAAGCTAGACATAAATGAGAAGTACCGAAGCGAGAAGGAATGTACCAacgaatatatttctttcttgTATATTCATGAGCTCACCGCTAGTGACTATGTAGAGTACGTGTTAAACAAATCAGAAGACTACGACTGCGTGTTGTTTGTGATCGATGTGGAGAGTACCAATGGGGCGTCCATGTTCGACAGGAAGAACCTCATTCTGTTGGAGCTGTTCAACCGCGTAGCCAGGGAATTCATTTTGggaaatttttctctttacaGCGAGGGGGAGAGCATCACGGAGGAGAGGACCACCCGGATCGGTGCAAGTGGGTCGGATGAGAGGACCACCCCGATTGGTGCAAGGGGATCGGAGGAGAGGACCACCCCGATTGGTGCAAGTGGGTCGGAGGAGAGGACCACCCCGATTGGAGCAAGTGGATCGGAGGAGAGGACCACTCCGATCGGTGCATTCGGGTCGGAGGAGAGGACCACCCCGATTGGTGCATTCGGGTCGGAGAAGCGGGCCACCCCGATTGGTGCATTCGGGTCGGAGAAGCGGGCCACCCCTCCCTCaacgcccatttttttcttttatataaatattcacaaGCCGAGCATCCTCCCCCTCAAGTACATCCACGCAATCGACGAAGTGCCcgaatttttttacgtcGGCAAGGAGACCTTTCTCCACTTTGACTCCTACTCCAAGGTGCGTCCCAAGTACATGTTCGAGGAGTACTTAAAGGTGAAGCGGTTAAGCGAAAGAGACAAAGGAGAGATGAGCAACAAACTGGTGGAAGCGTATTTCTCAGATTTTATTCAGGCACATAACAGGGGTGGGAGTGGCGGTGATAGCAGTTGGAGTGGTGGCGGCGATAGCAGTTGGAGTGGTGGTGACGATAGCAGTTGGAGTGGTGGTGGCGGTGACGAGGGGGTGGGAGCAGCTGTGGAAGGCAGTAACTACTtggggaaaatacaaaaacataTCGTCACCACCGTGCTCGTTGTGTTGTTCTCCCTTCTGTACATCCTTCTGAAGATGCTCCAAAGATGGCCCTCTCTCATGTTCGTCTGCTCATACGTGTTGTTCTTGACCTGCCTGAGTGGTATCTTCCACTGTCTGATTAACAAATCTGAGCTTTACAACACAGCGAAGAATCTGGACTCGGTGCTACACAAGTATATTTACCGTTCCACCAGTGCTCAGTATGTATACGAAGGGGTGGCCTTTtcgttgtttatttttttgatcaCCTTTGCATTATTCCTATTGTGTAGATACTCCACTTATACGTTTATGCCACGGGGGCCGAGGAACCTGTGGCTCATGCTGTTGCTCCTCCTCGCATATGCCTCTCTCGACGTCATCCACGAGATTAACCTGTACAAGATGTACTACTCCACTTACTTCTTCTTTCCGCCGACCAAGTTTTTTCATAA
- a CDS encoding 20S proteasome subunit beta-3 (putative), producing the protein MSGAQCVAIACDLRLGANNFTTISTNFTKIFKMNDYVYVGLSGLATDIQTLYELLRYRVNLYEIRQESPMDIDCFANMLSSILYANRFSPYFVNPIVVGFRVKHTIDDEGKKISTFEPYLTAYDLIGAKCETNDFVVNGVTGEQLYGMCESLYIKDQDKDGLFETISQCLLSALDRDCLSGWGAEVYVLTPDTIMKKKLKARMD; encoded by the exons ATGAGCGGCGCGCAGTGCGTAGCCATCGCGTGCGACCTGAGACTCGGTGCAAATAATTTCACCACGATCAGCACCAATTTCACGAagatatttaaaatgaaCGATTACGTTTATGTGGGACTTAGCGGACTCGCAACAGATATTCAGACATTGTATGAGTTGCTAAGGTACCGAGTGAACCTGTACGAAATTAGACAAGAGAGTCCAATGGATATAGATTGCTTCGCAAATATGTTATCGAGCATTTTGTATGCTAATCGATTCTCTCCCTATTTCGTGAACCCGATTGTGGTTGGCTTTCGAGTTAAACACACTATTGAtgatgaggggaaaaaaatttctactTTTGAACCCTACCTCACTGCGTACGACTTGATTGGCGCCAAGTGCGAGACGAATGATTTTGTTGTGAACGGGGTCACCGGAGAGCAACTCTACGGAATGTGCGAGTCGCTCTACATAAAGGACCAG GACAAAGACGGCCTCTTCGAAACCATCTCCCAGTGCCTGCTGAGTGCCTTGGACAGAGACTGCCTATCCGGATGGGGAGCCGAAGTTTACGTTCT gacGCCCGATACGATCATGAAGAAGAAACTGAAAGCACGAATGGACTGA